Proteins co-encoded in one Cardiocondyla obscurior isolate alpha-2009 linkage group LG24, Cobs3.1, whole genome shotgun sequence genomic window:
- the LOC139111535 gene encoding B9 domain-containing protein 2-like yields the protein MAELHIIGQISSAKNFKQSHLLCKWNFYAGNGWKIISGDKEGQTQESCDLYTNNPIWDHPVDLHYTTQTLQSPPKLLLQIFCRDNYGRLIFLSYGVYNIPLTPGFSSLNCHTWKPIGGWKDRLHDKFLGKSLQLKSPNVLINTLDRFEVLTQSMGTVIIHLHILAKNFDKFGCQL from the exons ATGGCTGAGTTGCATATAATTGGACAAATCTCATctgcaaaaaattttaaacagtcACACCTACTCTGCAAATGGAACTTTTATGCtg GTAATGGTTGGAAAATTATATCAGGAGATAAAGAAGGACAAACACAAGAAAGTTGTGATCTTTATACTAACAATCCAATTTGGGATCATCCTGTAGATTTACACTATACAACTCAAACGTTACAAAGTCCtccgaaattattattacaaatattttgtaGAGATAATTATGGAAGgctaatatttctttcatatGGAGTGTATAATATTCCATTAACACCAGGATTTTCCAGTTTAAATTGTCATACATGGAAACCTATTg gTGGTTGGAAAGACAGATTACATGATAAATTCTTAGGAAAAAGTTTACAACTAAAGTCACCTAATGTTTTAATCAACACATTAGACAGGTTTGAAGTATTAACACAAAGTATGGGAACAGTGATTATTCACTTACACATCTTAGCAAAGAATTTCGATAAATTTGGATGTCAGCTGTAA